TTGACCCCTTCACGCATCAGCGGCCATATATTCAGGCCCTATTTTAAACATTGAATTAAGCATAATTATACATCATGAATTGGTGGGAAGCGGCGCTGTTAGGACTGATCCAGGGTTTAACCGAGTTTTTACCTATCTCATCTTCAGGTCACCTGGTCCTGGGTAAATACTTGCTGGGGCTGACAGATGCAGCAGCAGACAATGTAACCTTCGAAGTATTTGTCCACTTTGGCACAGCCCTGAGTATTTTGACGGTTTACAAAGACCGCATCTTGAAAATTATTACCGGCACATTGGGCGCACTTGTGAAACCTGGTAAAATTGTGCAGTCCTACCAGGAAAACGACGCGTTTCGAACAGCGATGTATATTCTGATTACGCTTGTGCCAACAGGTATTACCTACATTTTTTTGAAGGACTTCTTCGAAGCAAAGTTTAATGACCCACGCTTTGTTTGCGGGATGTTGTTTGTTACAGGCATTTTGCTGTTGCTCACCTTGTTAAGGAAAAATCCCCAGGGAAAAATGACAGCACTCAAAGCCGTTGTGACCGGCATTGCGCAATCAGCAGCCATGATCCCCGGAATATCGAGATCCGGCTCAACGATCTGCGCTGCGTTGTATCAGAATGTGTCGCCCCAACGGGCTGCCGACTTTTCGTTTCTAATGCTGCTGCCTGTTGTGCTTGGTGCAACCCTGATCCAGGGGCTTGAAATCCTGGAGCACGGATTTACACTGGGATGGGCACCATTGGTGATTGGAACCGTTGTAGCTTATGTATCAGGCATCATCGCCATCAAAATGATGCTCGATTTTGTTCGGCGCGGTAATCTGCAGTATTTTGCCTATTACTGCTTTGCTGCCGGCGCC
The sequence above is a segment of the Bacteroidota bacterium genome. Coding sequences within it:
- a CDS encoding undecaprenyl-diphosphate phosphatase, producing the protein MNWWEAALLGLIQGLTEFLPISSSGHLVLGKYLLGLTDAAADNVTFEVFVHFGTALSILTVYKDRILKIITGTLGALVKPGKIVQSYQENDAFRTAMYILITLVPTGITYIFLKDFFEAKFNDPRFVCGMLFVTGILLLLTLLRKNPQGKMTALKAVVTGIAQSAAMIPGISRSGSTICAALYQNVSPQRAADFSFLMLLPVVLGATLIQGLEILEHGFTLGWAPLVIGTVVAYVSGIIAIKMMLDFVRRGNLQYFAYYCFAAGALGLWLIP